One Bacteroidia bacterium DNA segment encodes these proteins:
- a CDS encoding beta-lactamase family protein translates to MKNKIITLVFLSIILIFVTSSCSKEIEATAQLDCNYVDSNSTHPKDAAFNNIINKYVKKGLPGISVLVTDSAGTWVGSGGYADIKKGIEFTPCHISKAASITKLLVATLFFKLQEEGKINADDPISAYIDQGVLDKIDGTDNMKISNLMNHTTGIFDVITSSGFYLAVLNNPNKRWSQLELLDYVYNQKAYDLGQPYPAYYSSTNTLLLSMCIEKATGQRHDKLLREKVLEPLGMTNTYYQGREDVPNSAAQGYYDLHNNGEIINVSNLITGSGNGYGGIYSNVFDLNKFIRALLIDKTVISQTSLDQMETFVKEDANFYTGLGMIKKFTEKSAYGIGHTGRDLGYVADLFYFPQRNITMIFFVNYGTNGESSLKQVFFDFENELVDKVLE, encoded by the coding sequence ATGAAAAATAAAATAATAACTCTAGTTTTTTTATCAATTATTTTGATATTTGTTACAAGTAGTTGTTCAAAAGAAATTGAAGCAACTGCACAACTGGATTGTAACTATGTTGACTCAAACAGTACTCATCCAAAAGATGCTGCTTTTAATAACATTATAAACAAATATGTAAAAAAGGGATTACCCGGAATATCTGTTTTGGTTACAGATTCTGCCGGAACATGGGTCGGATCTGGTGGTTATGCCGACATAAAAAAAGGCATTGAGTTTACTCCATGCCATATTTCAAAAGCAGCAAGTATTACAAAATTATTAGTTGCTACATTGTTTTTTAAATTGCAGGAAGAAGGAAAAATTAATGCAGATGATCCTATCTCGGCATATATTGACCAAGGTGTGTTAGATAAAATTGATGGTACAGATAATATGAAAATCTCAAATTTAATGAACCATACCACAGGAATTTTTGATGTAATAACTTCTTCAGGTTTTTATTTGGCAGTATTAAACAATCCAAATAAAAGATGGTCGCAATTAGAATTACTGGATTATGTATATAATCAGAAAGCATATGATTTAGGTCAGCCATACCCAGCCTACTACTCTAGCACCAACACCCTATTACTTTCTATGTGTATCGAAAAAGCAACAGGACAAAGACATGATAAACTTTTACGCGAAAAAGTTTTAGAACCATTAGGTATGACCAATACATATTATCAGGGTCGCGAAGATGTTCCCAACTCTGCTGCTCAGGGATATTACGACTTACATAACAACGGAGAAATAATTAATGTTTCAAATTTAATTACAGGCAGTGGTAATGGTTACGGAGGAATTTATTCAAATGTATTTGACCTGAATAAATTTATAAGAGCATTGTTAATTGATAAAACTGTAATATCACAAACCTCACTTGACCAGATGGAAACATTTGTAAAAGAAGACGCTAATTTTTATACAGGACTAGGAATGATAAAGAAATTTACCGAAAAATCTGCATACGGCATTGGCCATACAGGACGCGATTTGGGTTATGTAGCCGACTTATTTTATTTCCCTCAAAGAAATATTACAATGATATTTTTTGTTAATTATGGCACCAATGGAGAAAGCTCACTAAAACAAGTGTTCTTTGATTTTGAAAACGAACTTGTAGATAAAGTATTGGAATAA
- a CDS encoding peptidase C1, whose protein sequence is MKYLLSVICISFFITCLSQVPTKDKAVFEKYLPGYFENVILKDATQKEVVSEPKNEKLYFKVDLSGQTFPNDKKLYKEIWHQKPVCQGNSGTCWCYATTSFMESEVKRISNIEIKLSEMYTVYWEYVDRAQEFVRTRGNTSFSEGSEAAAIPRIWDKYGIMPYSVYDGKPKERSFNSHRKMVEQMTAFLNKTKETCQWNEEYVVKEIKAILDSEMGSPPEKFSFNNKEYTPQTFLNDYLKLHMIDYFNFMSTSDVKFFEKHELVEADNWWHCNNYYNIPVDDFLTLIKSSLKNGYSICICGDISEPGYDNQTQVAIIPSFDISKTSIDDDSRQFRLSNGTTTDDHCIHMVGYYEKNGEDWFLIKDSNGGAFDGACKGYRFFRDDFVKLKMMNIMVYKEAGKSILDKIIK, encoded by the coding sequence ATGAAGTATCTTTTATCAGTAATATGTATCAGCTTTTTTATTACATGTTTATCACAGGTTCCTACTAAAGATAAAGCTGTTTTTGAAAAATATTTACCCGGTTATTTCGAAAATGTAATTCTAAAAGATGCAACGCAAAAAGAGGTTGTTTCTGAACCTAAAAATGAAAAACTTTATTTTAAAGTTGATTTATCGGGACAAACTTTTCCAAATGATAAAAAACTTTATAAAGAAATCTGGCATCAAAAGCCGGTTTGTCAGGGAAATTCAGGTACATGTTGGTGTTATGCCACAACTTCATTTATGGAAAGTGAAGTGAAAAGAATTTCAAATATTGAAATAAAATTATCAGAAATGTACACAGTTTATTGGGAGTATGTTGACAGGGCTCAGGAATTTGTTCGTACTCGTGGAAATACATCTTTTTCTGAAGGCTCTGAAGCTGCTGCAATTCCAAGAATCTGGGATAAATATGGTATAATGCCTTATTCTGTATATGATGGAAAACCCAAAGAAAGAAGTTTTAACAGTCACAGAAAAATGGTGGAACAAATGACAGCATTTTTAAATAAAACTAAAGAAACCTGCCAGTGGAACGAGGAATATGTTGTTAAGGAAATAAAAGCAATACTGGATTCGGAAATGGGCTCGCCACCTGAAAAGTTCAGTTTTAATAACAAAGAGTACACACCTCAGACTTTTTTAAATGATTACTTGAAACTTCATATGATAGATTACTTTAATTTTATGTCAACCAGTGATGTGAAGTTTTTTGAAAAGCACGAATTAGTTGAAGCGGATAACTGGTGGCATTGTAATAATTATTATAATATTCCGGTGGATGATTTTTTGACTTTAATAAAATCATCATTAAAAAACGGATATTCAATATGTATTTGTGGCGATATTTCTGAGCCTGGGTATGACAATCAGACACAAGTTGCGATTATCCCATCATTTGATATTTCTAAAACTTCAATTGATGATGATTCAAGACAATTCAGATTAAGTAACGGAACCACTACTGATGATCATTGTATACATATGGTTGGTTATTATGAAAAAAACGGAGAGGACTGGTTTTTAATAAAAGATAGCAATGGTGGTGCATTTGATGGCGCATGCAAAGGATATCGTTTTTTCAGAGATGATTTTGTGAAACTGAAAATGATGAACATAATGGTTTACAAAGAAGCTGGGAAATCAATTTTAGATAAAATTATTAAATAA
- a CDS encoding NUDIX domain-containing protein → MNRKDLLKRFLPGLLPLFVFIAADEIWGTTVGLIVAVTFGIVQLVYFLIKEKRLDRFTLLDTGLIVIMGGVSLAFDNDIFFKLKPGLIGLVLCIILGISVFTPANIMFAMSKRYMGDMKFSKAQEKQMKQSLLVMFIIFSLHTALVIYSAFYMSKEAWIFISGGLFYILFGVYALFEFIKIKIRNNKLKSEEWVPLVDEKGMVIGKAPRSAVHKDKTLLHPVVHLHVINNKGNIYLQKRPMFKDTQPGKWDTAVGGHVALNETIEQALIRETKEEIGIAPTNANAFAQYVWKSDVESELVFSFVTIYNEQLFPDVNEVDEGKFWTVSEIIKNIGKNIFTPNFEHEFQMLQKTVLKSKSINRKP, encoded by the coding sequence ATGAATCGCAAAGACCTACTTAAACGCTTTTTACCAGGATTACTTCCGCTATTTGTTTTTATAGCAGCAGATGAAATTTGGGGTACCACAGTAGGTCTTATTGTTGCAGTTACATTTGGTATTGTGCAACTTGTTTATTTTCTTATTAAAGAAAAACGTCTCGATAGGTTTACCCTGCTTGATACAGGTTTGATTGTAATAATGGGAGGTGTTTCGCTTGCATTTGATAATGATATTTTCTTTAAGCTTAAACCCGGTTTAATAGGACTGGTGCTTTGTATAATACTTGGCATTTCTGTGTTTACTCCAGCAAACATAATGTTTGCAATGTCTAAAAGGTACATGGGCGATATGAAGTTTAGTAAAGCTCAGGAAAAGCAGATGAAGCAGAGTCTTTTGGTAATGTTTATTATTTTTTCATTACATACTGCTTTAGTTATTTATTCTGCTTTTTATATGTCAAAAGAAGCCTGGATTTTTATAAGTGGTGGTTTGTTTTATATTCTTTTTGGTGTATATGCATTGTTTGAATTTATTAAAATTAAAATCAGAAATAATAAACTAAAATCTGAAGAATGGGTACCTTTGGTTGACGAAAAGGGAATGGTAATAGGTAAAGCACCACGTTCTGCTGTTCATAAAGATAAAACACTTTTACATCCGGTAGTTCATCTGCACGTTATTAATAACAAAGGAAACATTTATTTGCAAAAAAGACCTATGTTTAAAGATACACAACCCGGAAAATGGGATACTGCAGTTGGTGGGCATGTGGCTTTAAATGAAACAATAGAACAGGCATTAATTAGAGAAACTAAAGAGGAAATAGGAATTGCCCCAACAAATGCAAATGCTTTTGCACAATATGTGTGGAAATCTGATGTAGAATCTGAACTTGTTTTTTCATTTGTTACAATATATAATGAACAATTGTTTCCAGATGTAAATGAAGTTGACGAAGGTAAATTCTGGACAGTTTCAGAAATAATTAAAAATATAGGGAAGAATATTTTTACCCCTAATTTTGAGCATGAATTCCAGATGTTACAAAAAACAGTTCTTAAATCAAAATCCATTAACAGAAAACCTTAG